A region from the Salifodinibacter halophilus genome encodes:
- a CDS encoding sulfotransferase family 2 domain-containing protein, producing the protein MPNDPFFWLHIKKSAGSRIRTLLQPHYVEVDRAQKPITFIQANPEQYNDILNNYRVVLGDHQFKRCLFAKKYLYPHNWDNIYSFAFSREPVDRCVSMFHYLYWRKPHVAEIPRALNKLMRGRTRKLELNASFAFDGTGIRDSILNLTSGAGNSGTNRSVYCPRSSKMEFTL; encoded by the coding sequence ATGCCTAACGATCCATTTTTTTGGCTTCATATTAAAAAATCGGCAGGCTCAAGGATACGGACTTTATTACAACCCCACTATGTGGAAGTTGATCGCGCCCAAAAGCCTATAACATTCATCCAGGCAAACCCCGAGCAGTACAATGATATCCTCAACAATTACCGTGTGGTTCTAGGTGACCACCAGTTCAAAAGATGCTTATTCGCGAAGAAATACCTCTACCCGCATAATTGGGACAACATCTATTCGTTTGCGTTTTCGCGCGAACCAGTAGATAGATGCGTCAGTATGTTCCACTATTTATACTGGCGAAAGCCCCACGTAGCAGAGATCCCTCGCGCACTCAATAAATTAATGCGCGGGAGAACGCGGAAGCTTGAGCTCAATGCATCATTCGCTTTTGATGGGACAGGTATCCGGGACAGTATACTAAATTTAACGTCTGGCGCTGGAAACAGCGGGACAAATAGATCAGTATACTGCCCCCGATCATCCAAAATGGAGTTCACCTTGTGA